Proteins encoded in a region of the Quercus lobata isolate SW786 chromosome 8, ValleyOak3.0 Primary Assembly, whole genome shotgun sequence genome:
- the LOC115957961 gene encoding receptor-like protein kinase 7: MDDLKNCVKLQYLDLGNNLFTGWSVPEMSSLSQLRYLHLNLSGFSGTFPWKSLQNMTGLVWLSLGDNPFNPSPFPNEVLLLTNLTWLYLSNCSIQGTIPAEIGNLNELINLELADNNMTGKIPVEIGNLVNLWQLELYNNSFAGKLPIGLRNLTKLEMFDFSNNYLEGDLSELRFLNNLVSLRLYQNELSGQVPAEFGNFTKLVDLSLYRNSFTGPLPHNLLSWAKTNFIEASENFFTGPIPPDMCKQGTMKSLIVSENYLTGEMPASYANCSTLRRFRVNNNSLSGKVPIGIWGLPNMNLIDISLNDIEGPITSDIKNAKSLTYLFAGNNRLSGELPAAICNVLVLKSNKFHGPIGNHNTSGVFFFKLRILDLSHNEFTGLLPRNYFENFNAMMINDEGRLEPHYMGESYTTGYSCKRQSCQYQDFGGGDNERVGN, from the exons ATGGACGACTTGAAAAATTGTGTCAAATTGCAATACTTGGATTTGGGCAACAATTTGTTCACAGGATGGTCGGTTCCAGAAATGTCCTCTCTAAGCCAATTACGGTATCTACATCTGAATTTGAGCGGATTTTCCGGGACTTTCCCGTGGAAATCACTCCAAAACATGACCGGTCTTGTTTGGCTGAGCCTCGGAGACAATCCTTTTAATCCTTCTCCATTTCCAAACGAGGTGTTGCTGCTTACTAACTTGACTTGGCTTTACCTATCAAACTGCAGCATCCAAGGTACAATTCCAGCAGAGATTGGAAACCTTAACGAGCTAATCAACTTGGAGCTTGCCGACAATAACATGACGGGGAAAATCCCAGTTGAGATTGGGAACCTAGTCAACCTGTGGCAGCTTGAGCTCTACAACAATTCATTCGCAGGAAAACTTCCTATCGGTCTAAGAAACCTCACAAAGCTTGAaatgtttgatttttcaaataacTATCTTGAAGGCGATCTATCTGAGTTGAGGTTCTTGAATAACCTGGTTTCTCTGCGACTATATCAAAACGAGCTATCTGGCCAGGTACCGGCCGAGTTCGGCAACTTCACGAAGCTTGTGGACCTTTCTCTGTATAGAAATAGCTTCACTGGTCCGCTGCCTCATAACCTTCTCTCCTGGGCTAAAACTAATTTCATCGAAGCCTCTGAGAATTTCTTTACCGGTCCAATTCCACCAGATATGTGCAAGCAAGGTACTATGAAGTCGCTTATCGTGTCTGAGAACTATCTCACCGGTGAAATGCCAGCAAGTTATGCCAATTGTTCCACTTTACGTCGTTTTAGGGTCAACAATAACTCACTCTCGGGGAAAGTTCCTATTGGAATCTGGGGATTACCGAACATGAACCTAATTGATATCTCGTTGAATGATATTGAAGGCCCAATTACATCTGATATCAAAAACGCCAAGTCTCTTACATACTTATTTGCAGGAAACAATCGCTTATCTGGTGAATTACCCGCAGCGATTTGCAAC GTTCTTGTCTTGAAATCCAACAAATTCCATGGACCTATAGGAAATCATAACACTAGTGgggtgtttttctttaagctaaGAATTCTTGACTTATCTCACAATGAGTTTACAGGTCTTTTaccaagaaattattttgaaaatttcaatgcCATGATGATTAATGATGAAGGCAGACTTGAACCGCATTATATGGGTGAAAGTTATACGACGGGTTATAGTTGTAAGCGTCAAAGTTGTCAATATCAAGATTTCGGTGGTGGTGACAATGAAAGGGTTGGAAATTAA
- the LOC115957982 gene encoding uncharacterized protein LOC115957982 produces the protein MSGSGNPQLYRPHDVFTAMGRCWVLEDEFSYPINPNLRNSAYVHNTMRQEWAWLFREQQMFYDELVGLKLPVPRRLASQMPRDSIDELRKALNRIREENNRMKIRLNRYRTQVEIRESVQEGWYEHAQFMQSLLADPIYQSDVEMSDEE, from the coding sequence ATGTCTGGTTCTGGCAACCCACAACTCTATAGGCCTCATGATGTGTTCACTGCTATGGGTCGTTGTTGGGTATTGGAAGATGAGTTCAGCTATCCAATAAATCCGAATTTGCGAAATAGTGCTTACGTTCACAATACCATGAGACAGGAGTGGGCTTGGTTATTTCGTGAAcaacaaatgttttatgatgagttggttgGTTTGAAGTTGCCAGTGCCTCGGCGACTCGCATCACAAATGCCCAGAGACAGCATCGACGAACTTCGTAAAGCATTGAACcgcataagagaagaaaataatcgaaTGAAGATACGTCTTAATCGATATCGGACCCAAGTCGAGATTCGAGAGTCAGTGCAGGAAGGGTGGTACGAGCATGCACAGTTCATGCAATCACTTCTTGCTgatcccatttatcagtcaGACGTGGAGATGTCAGATGAAGAGTAA